In Streptomyces canus, one DNA window encodes the following:
- a CDS encoding amidohydrolase family protein, translating to MRIVAVEEAFSVPGAIRQEETIRQHMAVPDAIKQEWFRRLDDLTELRLADMDANGVDVQVLSYSTPGVEVIEDPAEAVAAARRINDHLAKAITAHPTRFAGFATLPLQDPKAAVVELRRAVTELGFKGVLHNDHVRGHYLDEPQFRPVWAELERLGVTLYLHPAVVPADNWHVFDGYPVLVGPSWGWTATTGAHALRLIYGGVFDEFPRASVVLGHMGELLPFQMARLDSRYDQVPAERRVQHLPSYYLRNNVYVTTSGVMSHAALLGAVHAVGVDRVLFSIDYPFESSAEAVGFLRSAPYAPADLASIAHGNAERVLRL from the coding sequence ATGCGCATTGTGGCCGTGGAAGAGGCGTTCTCCGTTCCCGGAGCCATCCGGCAGGAGGAAACCATCCGTCAGCACATGGCGGTGCCGGACGCGATCAAGCAGGAGTGGTTCCGGCGCCTGGACGATCTGACCGAGCTGCGGCTCGCGGACATGGACGCCAACGGCGTCGACGTCCAGGTCCTCTCGTATTCCACGCCGGGCGTGGAAGTGATCGAGGATCCCGCGGAGGCCGTGGCTGCCGCGCGGCGCATCAACGACCATCTCGCCAAGGCGATCACCGCCCATCCCACCCGCTTCGCGGGCTTTGCCACCCTTCCGTTGCAGGACCCCAAGGCCGCGGTCGTGGAACTGCGCCGGGCGGTGACGGAGCTCGGTTTCAAGGGCGTCCTCCACAACGACCATGTGCGGGGGCACTACCTCGACGAGCCGCAGTTCAGGCCGGTATGGGCTGAACTGGAGCGCCTCGGCGTGACGTTGTACCTGCATCCGGCCGTCGTTCCGGCCGACAACTGGCATGTCTTCGATGGGTATCCCGTGCTGGTCGGGCCGTCCTGGGGATGGACGGCGACGACCGGTGCCCATGCGCTCCGGCTGATCTACGGCGGAGTGTTCGACGAGTTCCCGCGCGCGTCGGTGGTGTTGGGTCACATGGGCGAACTGCTGCCGTTCCAGATGGCCCGGCTCGACAGCCGCTACGACCAGGTGCCCGCCGAGCGCAGGGTGCAGCACCTGCCCTCGTACTACCTGCGGAACAACGTGTACGTCACCACCAGCGGAGTCATGTCGCATGCCGCGCTGCTGGGAGCCGTCCATGCCGTGGGTGTCGACCGTGTGCTGTTCTCCATCGACTACCCGTTCGAGTCCAGTGCTGAGGCGGTCGGATTCCTGCGCTCGGCACCGTACGCGCCGGCCGATCTCGCGAGCATCGCGCACGGCAACGCCGAGCGCGTTCTGCGACTGTGA
- a CDS encoding MarR family winged helix-turn-helix transcriptional regulator — protein sequence MGYLAWQVVHVMGARLERALRSLNLTAAQHNALQHVVWSPGISAAEIARRTGLTPQSMGAAVNTLVDRGLLARREHPSSRRTVQLTITDSGAKVAERARGVVEHLDEEALAVLAPGERAVVHTLLLRMLAELNPDALPTTDLRDTSRVRRAAPPAHSLDSES from the coding sequence ATGGGCTACCTGGCGTGGCAAGTGGTGCACGTGATGGGGGCGCGTCTTGAGAGAGCGTTGCGCTCGCTCAACCTCACGGCGGCCCAGCACAACGCTCTGCAGCACGTCGTCTGGAGTCCCGGCATTTCCGCGGCGGAGATCGCGCGTCGGACCGGCCTCACTCCCCAGTCCATGGGCGCCGCTGTCAACACGCTGGTCGACCGCGGCCTTCTGGCTCGCCGTGAACACCCTTCGAGCCGCAGAACCGTACAGCTGACCATCACCGACAGCGGTGCGAAGGTCGCCGAGCGGGCGCGGGGTGTGGTGGAACACCTCGACGAGGAAGCCCTCGCGGTCCTCGCTCCCGGCGAGCGCGCGGTCGTACATACCCTGCTGCTCCGGATGCTTGCCGAGCTCAATCCCGATGCTCTGCCGACGACGGACCTGCGTGACACGAGCCGAGTGCGGCGTGCCGCGCCGCCCGCTCACTCTCTTGACAGCGAGTCATGA
- a CDS encoding ABC transporter permease, protein MSTPPTTSAEPHHAHHHHAMDTAPAPQGATGMKGVLLPVAIVLAIGSIFVSVFLAAFHAPRPHDLPVAVVGTTPRLEQITGGLELGLPGGFEVKRYPDANAARHALQDRKVYAAYVTGPEKSAELLYAGANGPSVTSTVTGAFSGVAKSSGDRLTVQDVVPASAGDTRGMSVFYAGFGVVLAGFLFGMMTYQMAPRLEYRWRLVSLASFSVLAGVLVAAMAGSLGFSALPGPFLGIAGVIALMAAAIGSATMLFMRLFGRAGMSLAAVVLLTFGNSTSGGTLPTAYLPGWLHPLSEILPVGVGVRAVQGLSHFNNDGLTAGVVVLVAWILVGAVVLLWLDARGPRRAAVG, encoded by the coding sequence ATGTCCACGCCACCGACCACTTCCGCCGAGCCGCACCATGCGCACCATCACCACGCGATGGACACCGCTCCGGCGCCGCAGGGCGCCACCGGGATGAAGGGGGTTCTGCTCCCCGTCGCGATCGTGCTGGCCATCGGCTCGATCTTCGTCAGCGTGTTCCTGGCCGCATTTCACGCCCCGCGGCCTCACGACCTACCGGTCGCCGTGGTCGGGACGACCCCACGGCTCGAACAGATCACCGGAGGGCTGGAACTCGGGCTGCCCGGCGGATTCGAGGTGAAGCGCTACCCCGACGCGAACGCGGCCCGCCACGCGCTGCAGGATCGAAAGGTGTACGCCGCCTATGTCACCGGCCCCGAAAAGTCCGCCGAGTTGCTGTATGCCGGAGCCAACGGCCCTTCGGTGACCTCGACGGTCACCGGTGCCTTCTCCGGTGTCGCCAAGTCGAGCGGAGACCGGCTGACAGTGCAGGACGTCGTACCGGCCTCGGCGGGCGACACCCGCGGTATGTCGGTGTTCTACGCCGGGTTCGGCGTCGTGCTGGCCGGGTTCCTGTTCGGCATGATGACGTACCAGATGGCTCCGCGGCTGGAGTACCGGTGGAGGTTGGTCAGCCTCGCCTCCTTCAGCGTCCTCGCCGGCGTCCTCGTGGCGGCGATGGCCGGCAGCCTGGGCTTCTCTGCATTGCCGGGTCCCTTCCTGGGCATAGCGGGGGTCATCGCGCTGATGGCCGCGGCCATCGGCAGCGCGACCATGCTGTTCATGCGTCTCTTCGGCCGCGCCGGGATGTCACTGGCCGCCGTGGTCCTGCTGACCTTCGGCAACAGCACGAGCGGTGGCACGCTGCCCACCGCCTACCTGCCGGGCTGGCTGCATCCGCTCTCGGAGATCCTCCCGGTGGGAGTCGGCGTACGAGCCGTCCAAGGCCTGTCCCACTTCAACAACGACGGTCTCACCGCGGGCGTCGTCGTCCTGGTGGCGTGGATCCTCGTCGGCGCCGTGGTGCTCCTCTGGCTCGATGCCCGCGGACCGCGTCGCGCAGCCGTCGGCTGA
- a CDS encoding MarR family winged helix-turn-helix transcriptional regulator: MTDAAFPTTGYLAWQFSQIIAGRLERALRAEDLTLAQHNALQQVLWTPGVSAAEIARRSGITAQSMGAAVSQLVERGLLRREPHPTSRRSMRLFATAEGSATTARATSIARRIERETTAPLSPEDKDAIHRLLYRLVEELNPDALAIDTRSLN, encoded by the coding sequence GTGACCGACGCCGCTTTCCCCACCACCGGATACCTCGCCTGGCAGTTCTCCCAGATCATCGCCGGACGACTGGAGCGGGCACTGCGCGCGGAGGACCTCACCTTGGCGCAGCACAACGCTCTGCAGCAGGTCCTGTGGACGCCGGGGGTGTCCGCCGCGGAGATCGCGCGCCGCTCCGGCATCACGGCGCAGTCCATGGGAGCCGCGGTGAGCCAGCTCGTCGAGCGAGGACTGCTGCGACGGGAGCCGCATCCGACCAGCCGCCGTAGCATGCGCCTGTTCGCGACGGCCGAGGGAAGCGCGACGACCGCTCGTGCCACGTCGATCGCGAGGCGGATCGAACGGGAGACGACCGCGCCGCTCTCCCCGGAGGACAAAGACGCCATTCACCGTCTGCTCTACCGTTTGGTCGAGGAACTGAACCCCGACGCCCTCGCCATCGACACGCGATCGCTGAACTGA
- a CDS encoding TetR/AcrR family transcriptional regulator: MSRAESRRRSYGSTRGRPRSKAVERAILEAVLMLLEDGVPLAELSVESIARTAGVGKAAIYRRWSDKEDLFVDVIRAAEPAERELPGTSMRDDLVVLLESLRQRSLAGRSSAVLHTAHAQMRSSPKIWAAYHSGVITPRRDLGLEILRRGQLKGELRTGIDLELTIDMFVAPLLIRTFVRHDPDLPDGLPEQIVDTVLHGLRPVGSPRS, translated from the coding sequence ATGAGCCGTGCCGAGAGCCGTCGTCGGTCGTACGGTTCCACCCGCGGTCGTCCCCGCAGCAAGGCCGTGGAACGGGCCATCCTGGAAGCGGTGCTGATGCTTCTCGAGGACGGCGTCCCGCTGGCAGAGCTCTCCGTCGAGAGCATCGCCCGCACCGCCGGTGTCGGCAAGGCGGCCATCTACCGCCGCTGGAGCGACAAGGAGGACCTCTTCGTCGACGTCATCCGCGCCGCTGAGCCTGCCGAGCGAGAGCTTCCCGGTACGTCGATGCGGGACGACCTGGTCGTTCTGCTGGAGTCACTGCGCCAACGCAGCCTGGCCGGCCGCTCGTCGGCGGTCCTGCACACCGCACACGCCCAGATGAGAAGCAGCCCGAAGATATGGGCCGCCTACCACTCCGGCGTGATCACTCCCCGGCGTGACCTCGGACTGGAGATCCTCCGGCGAGGCCAGCTGAAGGGGGAGCTCCGTACGGGCATCGATCTGGAACTGACCATCGACATGTTCGTCGCCCCCCTGCTCATCCGCACGTTCGTACGCCACGACCCCGACCTCCCGGATGGACTCCCCGAACAGATCGTCGACACCGTCCTCCATGGGCTACGGCCTGTCGGCTCCCCGCGCAGTTGA
- a CDS encoding SDR family oxidoreductase, whose amino-acid sequence MSESEGVRSQEPPLIAVIGAAGLCGTYVLEAALRAPFRVRAVVHGPAGRERVAALGVDDIVEADLEKPDTVRQALENADFVFMIPPAFHPEEDMLAIRALEAAEHAGARRFVYLSVLHPHTPGLRHHLRKANAEAAVRASRLNWTILQPSMFAQIVLSTWGRAPAGPVGVPFDVDNEFSFIDLRDLGEAGVKVLSEQGHDSATYELAGPALTLAEAVRFAGRARGVDLEARTVDWADAPLPPGVADSASRASDMRAMWQGYDRHGLRGNSNVLRMLLGRAPASFEEAATVFAARG is encoded by the coding sequence GTGTCCGAATCAGAAGGCGTACGCAGCCAGGAGCCGCCACTGATCGCGGTGATCGGGGCGGCCGGGCTCTGCGGTACGTACGTGCTGGAGGCCGCGCTGCGAGCTCCCTTCCGGGTCCGGGCCGTGGTGCACGGCCCGGCAGGGCGGGAACGAGTGGCTGCCCTGGGCGTGGACGACATCGTCGAGGCCGACCTGGAGAAGCCGGACACCGTCCGTCAGGCGCTGGAGAACGCGGACTTCGTGTTCATGATCCCGCCGGCGTTCCACCCGGAGGAAGACATGCTCGCCATCAGGGCACTTGAAGCGGCTGAGCACGCGGGTGCGCGCCGGTTCGTGTACCTGTCCGTCCTGCACCCGCACACCCCCGGGCTGCGTCACCACCTGCGCAAGGCGAACGCCGAGGCCGCCGTGCGGGCCTCGCGGCTGAACTGGACGATCCTTCAGCCCTCGATGTTCGCGCAGATCGTCCTGTCGACGTGGGGGAGGGCTCCGGCAGGCCCCGTCGGGGTGCCGTTCGACGTCGACAACGAGTTCTCGTTCATCGACCTGCGGGACCTCGGGGAAGCCGGCGTCAAGGTGCTCTCCGAGCAAGGCCACGACTCGGCGACCTACGAACTCGCGGGGCCCGCCCTGACGTTGGCCGAGGCGGTGCGGTTCGCCGGGCGGGCACGAGGAGTGGATCTGGAGGCGCGGACGGTCGACTGGGCGGACGCACCGCTCCCGCCGGGAGTGGCCGACTCCGCGTCCCGGGCCTCGGACATGCGCGCCATGTGGCAGGGCTACGACCGGCACGGCCTGCGCGGCAACAGCAACGTCCTGCGGATGCTGCTCGGCCGCGCACCCGCGTCCTTCGAGGAAGCGGCCACTGTGTTCGCCGCGCGCGGCTGA
- a CDS encoding alcohol dehydrogenase catalytic domain-containing protein yields the protein MATMLALRAHQGAEALVLEEVPVPEPGPLDVVVKVASAGLAPGIMRLLRMGALKQLPTTLGHEAAGVISAVGYDVTGHAVGDRVRVHPLLNCRECDYCRTDRDMMCAQQAMLGHAAFGDGPMPLYEQYHDGGLAEYVRVPHWLIDSLPDSVGFDVAAKVQDLANAVRALKCADLPERATLVVTAATGTMGTATVKLAEHFGVARLILVGRDSDRLHRVAGLAGGIPVGVVALDELPENWSTDGTLTRRLRELAPEGAHAVIDFIPEGPALGQTMAGMATGGTLVHMGGNSTPLALPPIDLMMHCWRFVATRAYTRQDATDVLRLLATGALTADELITHRFPLTEARKAMDAIQQRVDDPMWMTVINP from the coding sequence ATGGCCACGATGCTTGCCCTGCGGGCGCACCAGGGCGCCGAAGCACTCGTCCTGGAGGAGGTGCCCGTCCCCGAGCCGGGTCCACTCGACGTGGTCGTGAAGGTCGCCTCCGCCGGCCTGGCGCCGGGCATCATGCGGTTGCTGAGGATGGGGGCGCTCAAGCAACTGCCCACGACACTCGGCCACGAGGCCGCAGGCGTCATCTCCGCTGTCGGCTACGACGTCACGGGCCATGCGGTCGGCGACCGGGTGCGCGTGCACCCCCTGCTGAACTGCCGTGAGTGCGACTACTGCCGTACAGACCGGGACATGATGTGCGCCCAGCAGGCCATGCTCGGCCACGCCGCCTTCGGTGATGGCCCGATGCCGCTGTACGAGCAGTACCACGACGGCGGGCTCGCGGAGTACGTCCGTGTCCCGCACTGGCTGATCGATTCGCTGCCGGACTCCGTCGGCTTCGACGTCGCGGCCAAGGTCCAGGATCTGGCCAACGCCGTGCGCGCACTCAAGTGCGCCGACCTTCCGGAACGGGCCACCCTCGTGGTCACCGCCGCGACCGGCACCATGGGAACCGCGACGGTCAAACTCGCGGAGCACTTCGGAGTCGCCCGTCTGATCCTCGTCGGCCGCGACTCCGACCGTCTCCACCGGGTCGCCGGGCTCGCCGGCGGCATACCGGTCGGCGTCGTCGCACTCGACGAACTCCCCGAGAACTGGTCGACCGACGGCACCCTCACCCGTCGGCTGCGTGAGCTGGCACCCGAGGGAGCCCATGCCGTCATCGACTTCATCCCGGAGGGGCCCGCCCTCGGCCAGACCATGGCCGGCATGGCCACCGGCGGCACACTCGTGCACATGGGCGGCAACTCCACCCCGCTGGCACTGCCCCCCATCGACCTGATGATGCACTGCTGGCGCTTCGTCGCCACGCGCGCCTACACCCGCCAGGACGCGACGGACGTCCTTCGTCTGCTCGCGACGGGCGCCCTCACCGCCGACGAGCTCATCACGCATCGTTTCCCGCTCACCGAAGCGCGCAAGGCCATGGACGCGATACAGCAACGGGTCGACGACCCCATGTGGATGACCGTGATCAACCCCTGA
- a CDS encoding TetR/AcrR family transcriptional regulator, with product MPRNRQQIPREERTGDLLAAATELFLAKGYAKTTMADISSAAGVARGNVYWYFDSKDHIFAAVMNRMLSREIRILNEEQVGADPLSRLVRGLSDMRYSRPLHQAMHDRLPHSEAVREAHNTFLNWIVGLVDELMAERGLDDAPGIDAALVRDVAVAVFEGANVPNDRNRPAHEMIRFLMESVLARCAGPQGRKR from the coding sequence ATGCCGCGGAACCGCCAACAGATTCCCCGGGAGGAGCGCACGGGTGATCTGCTAGCCGCGGCCACCGAGCTCTTTCTGGCGAAGGGCTATGCCAAGACGACGATGGCGGACATCAGTTCCGCCGCCGGCGTGGCCCGGGGCAACGTCTATTGGTACTTCGACTCCAAGGACCACATCTTCGCCGCCGTCATGAACCGCATGCTCAGTCGCGAGATCCGCATCCTGAACGAGGAGCAGGTCGGTGCAGATCCACTGAGCCGCCTGGTGCGCGGGCTGTCCGACATGCGCTATTCACGGCCGCTGCACCAGGCCATGCACGACCGGCTTCCTCACTCGGAGGCAGTTCGCGAGGCTCACAACACCTTCCTGAACTGGATCGTCGGACTGGTCGACGAGCTCATGGCCGAGCGCGGCCTCGACGACGCCCCTGGCATCGATGCCGCACTCGTCCGCGATGTCGCGGTCGCTGTGTTCGAAGGGGCGAACGTGCCCAACGACCGGAACAGACCGGCCCACGAGATGATCCGGTTTCTGATGGAGTCCGTCCTGGCCAGGTGTGCGGGGCCCCAGGGGCGGAAGCGCTGA
- a CDS encoding response regulator transcription factor, producing MTTVLIVDDQPLQRYGFHLLLDSVPETDVVGEAAHGGEAVRKAAELRPDVVLMDVRMPGMDGIEATRRIVAAGGRSRILVLTTFDLDEYVHAAIRAGASGFLLKDARPEELLAGIRAVAVGDAVIAPALTRRLLEEFAQYVPSHRTDPAEDPRLTSLTDREREILVAIGKGWTNGEIAARFVLSQSTVKTHVGRVLTKIGARDRIQAVIFAYDHGLARPSVD from the coding sequence ATGACCACCGTGCTCATCGTGGACGACCAGCCGCTGCAACGTTACGGATTCCACCTGCTCCTGGACTCCGTCCCCGAGACCGACGTCGTCGGTGAGGCCGCCCACGGCGGCGAGGCCGTCCGCAAGGCCGCCGAACTGCGCCCCGACGTCGTCCTGATGGACGTCCGCATGCCCGGCATGGACGGCATCGAGGCCACCCGCCGCATCGTCGCCGCGGGCGGCCGCTCGCGCATCCTCGTGCTCACCACCTTCGACCTCGACGAGTACGTCCACGCAGCCATCCGCGCCGGCGCCAGCGGCTTCCTCCTCAAGGACGCCCGCCCCGAAGAACTTCTCGCGGGCATCCGCGCGGTCGCCGTCGGCGACGCCGTCATCGCGCCCGCTCTCACCCGCCGCCTCCTTGAGGAGTTCGCCCAGTACGTCCCCTCCCACAGAACTGACCCCGCCGAGGACCCGAGGCTCACCTCCCTGACCGACCGTGAGCGCGAGATCCTCGTGGCCATCGGCAAGGGCTGGACCAACGGGGAGATCGCCGCGCGATTCGTTCTGTCCCAGTCCACGGTCAAGACGCATGTCGGCCGCGTCCTGACCAAGATCGGAGCCCGGGACCGCATCCAGGCGGTGATCTTCGCCTACGACCACGGCCTCGCCCGGCCCTCCGTGGACTGA
- a CDS encoding sensor histidine kinase, which produces MTTDDISGMAPLVARLSRGGQRLRHADRRHPWVLDTAVVVLVFLMFCLPDLIHGGADDGDGPRRFRLAFTQLPVAGTLALQVGLVLPLLWRRRKPVVAFGVIAAVFVLQWSLGAALRADVALFVALYSLALHGRLRQLPWACAAMAGAMVLVAVRVSSAVSVGDALFFLLSTATAALALGMMVRIRRAQLAGLRDRAARLEIERDQRSRLATATERTRVAREMHDIVGHNLSVIITLADAGTYATDIAPERGKEALQLIGDTGRQALGELRRVLGVLRETADGPPDRAELSPQPGIADIEALCAKVRAARLEVVYRTSGDVDTLDSGVQLTVYRIVQEALTNTLKHADPGTRVHLAILVEDSRLTIRVLDTGPAAPPGPPNEEGHGLVGMRERAALYGGTVRAGPAGGGGWSVEADLDLTPGSGGDR; this is translated from the coding sequence GTGACCACCGATGACATCAGCGGGATGGCACCGCTGGTCGCCCGACTGTCCCGGGGCGGCCAGCGGCTGCGGCATGCCGACCGGAGACATCCGTGGGTACTGGACACCGCGGTCGTCGTCCTGGTCTTCCTGATGTTCTGCCTGCCCGACCTGATCCACGGAGGTGCGGACGACGGCGACGGCCCGCGCCGGTTCCGGCTCGCCTTCACCCAACTGCCCGTCGCGGGAACGCTGGCCCTGCAGGTCGGCCTGGTACTGCCCCTGCTGTGGCGGCGGCGCAAGCCCGTGGTGGCCTTCGGTGTCATCGCCGCGGTGTTCGTCCTCCAATGGTCCCTGGGCGCGGCGCTGCGCGCGGATGTCGCCCTCTTCGTCGCCCTGTACAGCCTGGCCCTGCACGGGAGGCTGCGACAGCTGCCGTGGGCCTGTGCGGCCATGGCGGGAGCCATGGTGCTGGTCGCGGTCCGCGTGTCGTCGGCGGTGTCCGTCGGGGACGCGCTGTTCTTCCTGCTGAGCACGGCGACCGCGGCGCTCGCGCTCGGGATGATGGTGCGGATCCGCCGGGCCCAGCTCGCCGGACTACGGGATCGGGCCGCCCGGCTGGAGATCGAGCGCGACCAGCGCAGCAGGCTGGCCACGGCCACCGAACGCACCCGGGTCGCCCGCGAGATGCACGACATCGTCGGCCACAACCTGTCCGTCATCATCACGCTCGCCGACGCCGGCACCTACGCCACGGACATCGCACCCGAACGCGGCAAGGAGGCCCTGCAGCTCATCGGCGACACCGGCCGACAGGCCCTCGGCGAGCTGCGGCGCGTGCTCGGCGTGCTGCGCGAGACCGCGGACGGTCCCCCGGACAGGGCCGAACTCAGCCCGCAGCCCGGCATCGCGGACATCGAAGCGTTGTGCGCCAAGGTGCGCGCCGCAAGGCTTGAGGTCGTCTACCGGACCTCCGGCGACGTGGACACCCTGGACAGCGGGGTGCAGCTGACGGTGTACCGCATCGTCCAGGAAGCCCTCACCAACACCCTGAAGCACGCCGACCCCGGCACCCGGGTACACCTGGCGATCCTCGTCGAGGACAGCCGACTGACCATCCGGGTCCTGGACACCGGCCCGGCCGCACCGCCCGGACCGCCGAACGAGGAAGGACATGGCCTGGTGGGCATGCGGGAGAGAGCGGCCTTGTACGGCGGTACCGTCAGAGCGGGACCGGCGGGCGGCGGAGGATGGAGCGTCGAGGCCGACCTCGACCTCACGCCCGGAAGCGGCGGTGACCGATGA
- a CDS encoding ABC transporter permease encodes MSTLAAPAEEPRTTPARPAYRVTGRRVLSSEWAKLWSLRSTWITLGLGLLFLVAFGLIAASRYKSGIDSGNLDRDFADSTTVSLSLFGTNFAQLALGVLGVLVTAGEYSTGMIRSTLAAVPRRLPVLWSKAAVFGLVALVVGTLGAFVAFLIGSGIVSGTPAAMSLSHAGVLRSLLGAGLYLGLVGVIGAALGALLRSVAGGISVLVATLMLIPGLISLLPSSWQNDISPYLPSNAGEAMFALTHDSTTLSPGAGLLVFLCWTALALGGAAYRLVRSDV; translated from the coding sequence ATGAGCACCCTCGCCGCACCCGCCGAGGAACCCCGGACCACCCCTGCCCGCCCCGCGTACCGGGTGACCGGGCGGCGCGTGCTCTCCTCAGAATGGGCCAAGCTGTGGTCCCTGCGCTCGACCTGGATCACCTTGGGCCTCGGCCTGCTGTTCCTGGTGGCCTTCGGCCTCATCGCCGCGAGCCGGTACAAGTCCGGGATCGACTCCGGCAACCTGGACCGGGACTTCGCCGATTCCACGACCGTGAGCCTGTCCCTCTTCGGTACGAACTTCGCCCAGCTGGCCCTGGGCGTGCTCGGCGTGCTGGTCACGGCAGGGGAGTACTCGACCGGCATGATCCGCTCGACGCTGGCGGCGGTGCCCCGCCGGCTGCCCGTCCTGTGGTCCAAGGCGGCCGTGTTCGGGCTGGTCGCGCTGGTCGTGGGGACGCTGGGTGCGTTCGTCGCCTTCCTGATCGGGAGCGGAATCGTCTCGGGCACGCCCGCGGCCATGAGCCTCTCGCACGCGGGCGTCCTGCGGAGCCTGCTGGGTGCGGGGCTCTACCTCGGCCTGGTCGGGGTGATCGGCGCCGCCCTGGGCGCACTGCTGCGGTCGGTGGCCGGCGGGATCTCGGTCCTGGTGGCCACCCTGATGCTGATCCCCGGACTGATCTCACTGCTGCCGAGCTCCTGGCAGAACGACATCAGCCCCTACCTGCCGTCCAACGCGGGGGAGGCGATGTTCGCCCTGACTCACGACTCCACGACCCTGTCGCCGGGTGCCGGACTGCTGGTGTTCCTGTGCTGGACGGCGCTGGCGCTGGGCGGCGCGGCGTACCGGCTCGTGCGCAGCGACGTCTGA
- a CDS encoding ABC transporter ATP-binding protein: protein MIDARQLTKKYGEKTAVDGLDFVVKPGTVTGFLGPNGAGKSTTMRMIVGLDAPTSGSVTVNGSHYARHQAPLQEVGALLEAKSIHPGRSAYNHLRALALTHGIPSRRVDEVIDLAGLSSVAKKRAGAFSLGMGQRLGIAAALLGDPQTVMLDEPVNGLDPEGVLWIRNLLKGLADEGRTVFVSSHLMSEMALVADHLIIVGRGRLLADTTVADLIREAGGDTVKVATQDPTRLRDVLAGPGVDVTGRIGSEELQVTGLSAREIGLKAAEHGIALFELSARTVSLEEAFMDLTRDAVEYHGSTTGIETLGRSA from the coding sequence ATGATCGACGCACGGCAGTTGACCAAGAAATACGGCGAGAAGACAGCCGTCGACGGGCTGGACTTCGTCGTGAAGCCGGGCACCGTGACGGGCTTTCTGGGGCCCAACGGCGCGGGCAAGTCCACGACCATGCGCATGATCGTCGGCCTTGATGCCCCGACGAGCGGCTCCGTCACCGTGAACGGCAGTCACTATGCCCGCCACCAGGCGCCGCTCCAGGAGGTCGGCGCGCTCCTGGAGGCGAAGTCGATCCACCCCGGCCGCTCGGCGTACAACCACCTCAGGGCCCTCGCGCTGACCCATGGCATTCCGAGCCGCCGGGTCGACGAGGTCATCGACCTCGCGGGACTGAGCAGCGTGGCGAAAAAGCGTGCCGGCGCCTTCTCCCTCGGCATGGGCCAACGGCTGGGCATCGCCGCGGCTCTGCTGGGCGACCCGCAGACGGTGATGCTGGACGAGCCGGTCAACGGGCTGGACCCGGAGGGTGTGCTCTGGATCCGCAACCTGCTGAAGGGGCTCGCCGACGAGGGGCGGACGGTGTTCGTGTCGTCGCACCTGATGAGCGAGATGGCCCTGGTGGCGGACCACCTGATCATCGTGGGGCGCGGGCGGCTGCTGGCCGACACCACCGTCGCGGACCTGATCCGCGAGGCGGGCGGCGACACGGTGAAGGTCGCGACGCAGGACCCGACGCGGCTGCGGGACGTCCTGGCCGGGCCGGGTGTCGACGTCACGGGTCGGATCGGCTCCGAGGAGCTGCAGGTGACGGGGCTGTCGGCCCGCGAGATCGGGTTGAAGGCGGCCGAGCACGGGATCGCCCTGTTCGAGCTGAGCGCGCGGACCGTGTCGCTGGAGGAAGCATTCATGGACCTGACCAGGGATGCCGTGGAGTACCACGGCTCCACGACCGGCATCGAGACCCTCGGGAGGTCCGCATGA
- a CDS encoding aldo/keto reductase, whose protein sequence is MTPPHGDWLAEPFEALAALWEEGLIRHLGLSNVDTDHLVEARAIAPVVAVQNQFHAAKRHDAELLSACEEADIAFVPLFPLGGRRELDDERLAKVAARHGVAVSQIGLAWLPASSPVTLAIPGTGSPTDLEDTMAVAGISLGEEDLADLS, encoded by the coding sequence ATGACGCCTCCGCACGGGGACTGGCTCGCCGAGCCCTTCGAGGCGCTCGCCGCGCTGTGGGAGGAGGGCCTGATCCGTCACCTCGGCCTCAGCAACGTCGACACCGACCATCTCGTGGAGGCCCGCGCGATCGCCCCGGTCGTGGCGGTGCAGAACCAGTTCCACGCCGCCAAGCGCCACGACGCGGAGCTGCTTTCCGCCTGCGAGGAGGCCGACATCGCGTTCGTGCCGCTCTTCCCGCTCGGTGGCCGCCGGGAACTCGACGACGAGCGGCTGGCCAAGGTCGCGGCCCGGCACGGCGTCGCCGTGTCGCAGATCGGCCTGGCCTGGCTGCCGGCCTCCTCGCCGGTGACCCTGGCCATTCCTGGCACGGGCTCTCCGACGGATCTGGAGGACACCATGGCCGTCGCCGGGATCAGCCTCGGCGAAGAAGACCTCGCCGACCTCTCCTGA